A portion of the Sulfuricurvum kujiense DSM 16994 genome contains these proteins:
- a CDS encoding PhoH family protein encodes MTSPTQNCYLLDTSVILDDPTNILRISDENQNGIVITNIVLAELNSKKDDMRSEAGFQAREFFRLADAAWGEPISFIELPECVRSHVDVEECKNDRYYRLSLNFDRSLHGGEANLIDLFIVHREQYRVAHNFSEPKGINDAKIGEIADDYDLILLSNDMSFRIAAEIRGIRTQSIRNSSVEAPEQIDFTYTYEYEDVPALPTDAEHHNFDQITFIQKAQSTTSEMYETGIQRHAFAFNNQIEWCDFDRRFGEYFNEELVRPLNLEQKFYYAMMTHPQNYVTVVSGSTGSGKTLVALQAGLELVEEGIVEGIVYARNTVTSNDQAAELGFRKGDEEQKLGYFMYPLYAAVNFTIEHQSKRSIDARVEYTGNTNSVKRENATEVFMKKYNIEVMDIAHLRGTTISRKFVIIDEAQNMTNATLKLIGTRMGDETRLVVMGDPGQIDHPFLSKRRNALVSLLNKAQHNNFIAGIQLRHTIRSTVADWFDKNF; translated from the coding sequence GTGACGAGTCCAACTCAAAACTGCTACCTTCTCGATACCTCTGTTATCTTAGATGATCCAACCAACATTTTACGAATCAGTGACGAAAACCAAAACGGCATCGTTATCACTAATATCGTTTTGGCCGAACTTAACAGTAAAAAAGACGATATGCGTTCCGAAGCCGGTTTTCAGGCTAGAGAATTTTTCCGTCTCGCCGATGCGGCATGGGGAGAGCCGATCAGTTTTATTGAGCTTCCCGAATGCGTCCGCAGCCATGTCGATGTCGAAGAGTGTAAAAACGACAGATACTACCGTTTATCGCTCAATTTTGACCGATCATTGCATGGAGGGGAGGCAAACCTTATTGACCTCTTTATCGTCCACCGTGAACAATACCGCGTAGCCCATAATTTTTCCGAGCCCAAAGGGATCAACGACGCCAAAATCGGTGAAATTGCCGATGATTATGACCTTATCCTTCTCTCTAACGACATGTCGTTTCGGATTGCAGCCGAGATTCGCGGTATCCGTACCCAAAGTATCCGAAACAGCAGCGTCGAGGCTCCCGAACAAATCGATTTTACCTATACTTATGAGTATGAAGATGTCCCCGCTCTCCCGACCGATGCAGAACACCACAATTTTGATCAAATCACGTTTATCCAAAAAGCGCAAAGTACCACGTCAGAGATGTACGAAACGGGAATTCAACGTCACGCTTTTGCATTCAACAACCAGATAGAATGGTGCGATTTCGATCGACGTTTCGGGGAATATTTCAATGAAGAGCTTGTCCGTCCGCTCAACTTGGAACAAAAGTTCTATTATGCGATGATGACCCATCCGCAAAACTACGTCACCGTCGTTTCCGGCTCTACCGGATCGGGGAAAACGCTCGTTGCCCTGCAAGCGGGATTGGAGTTGGTTGAAGAGGGGATCGTCGAGGGGATCGTCTATGCCCGTAACACCGTCACCTCTAACGATCAGGCGGCGGAACTTGGATTTCGTAAAGGGGATGAGGAACAAAAACTCGGATACTTTATGTACCCTCTTTATGCAGCGGTCAATTTCACCATTGAGCACCAAAGCAAGCGTTCGATCGACGCACGTGTCGAATATACCGGCAACACCAATTCGGTCAAACGGGAAAATGCGACCGAAGTGTTTATGAAAAAATACAACATTGAAGTGATGGATATTGCCCACTTGCGCGGTACGACGATTTCGCGCAAATTCGTCATTATCGACGAGGCTCAAAATATGACTAATGCCACGTTAAAGCTTATCGGAACCCGTATGGGGGATGAAACACGTCTCGTCGTGATGGGGGACCCCGGACAAATCGACCATCCGTTTCTCTCCAAACGCCGCAATGCCCTTGTCAGTTTGCTCAACAAAGCGCAGCATAACAATTTTATCGCAGGGATTCAGTTGCGCCATACGATCCGTAG